In the genome of Myxococcus stipitatus, one region contains:
- a CDS encoding nucleotidyltransferase family protein, which translates to MKAVAIILASGEARRMAHPKALILHEGDKSFLQSLASTFGKASCQVLGVVGKDAEAVREQHPGLDLVESEQWRDSQMASVKVGLDAALEAGADVVLLHPVDMPALRATTVKSLLKLMGDAEEALRPEFEGAAGWPVMMSRASAERLRAADGDQLEAVLKGMKVRRVPMKDPGVIVNINGPETYERLFGSEPKLAPPPKRRGSGKRGPGLTTVADIGGGSSSVPMAAASDD; encoded by the coding sequence ATGAAGGCAGTGGCGATCATCCTCGCATCGGGCGAGGCCCGGCGGATGGCCCACCCCAAGGCGCTCATCCTGCACGAAGGAGACAAGAGCTTCCTTCAGTCGCTGGCGTCGACCTTTGGAAAGGCGAGCTGTCAGGTGCTGGGTGTCGTGGGGAAGGACGCGGAGGCCGTGCGCGAGCAGCATCCGGGGCTGGACCTGGTGGAGTCCGAACAGTGGCGGGACAGCCAGATGGCGTCGGTGAAGGTGGGGCTGGACGCGGCGCTGGAGGCGGGGGCGGACGTGGTGCTGTTGCACCCCGTGGACATGCCCGCGCTCCGGGCCACCACCGTGAAGTCGTTGCTCAAGTTGATGGGAGACGCTGAAGAGGCCCTGCGCCCCGAGTTCGAGGGGGCCGCCGGCTGGCCGGTGATGATGTCGCGTGCGTCCGCGGAGCGGCTGCGCGCGGCGGACGGCGACCAGCTGGAGGCGGTGCTCAAGGGCATGAAGGTGCGGCGTGTGCCCATGAAGGACCCGGGCGTGATTGTGAACATCAACGGGCCGGAGACGTACGAGCGGCTGTTCGGCTCAGAGCCGAAGCTGGCGCCGCCGCCCAAGCGCCGGGGGAGCGGGAAGCGCGGCCCGGGGCTCACCACGGTGGCGGACATCGGCGGTGGGAGCAGCTCGGTGCCCATGGCCGCGGCGTCGGACGACTGA
- a CDS encoding CBS domain-containing protein: protein MCRSSEFDLLVSHAVTLFPEDTVLSALQVMHRHGVHVLPVVDGRDGAWLGQVSQQELHRLSGFAPLARLAEILTARARVETEEKTAEPLAPAPHRWLH, encoded by the coding sequence ATGTGCCGCAGCTCCGAGTTCGATTTGCTTGTTTCACATGCCGTGACGCTGTTCCCCGAGGACACCGTGCTCTCGGCGCTCCAGGTCATGCACCGCCACGGCGTGCACGTGCTCCCCGTCGTGGACGGGCGCGACGGTGCGTGGTTGGGCCAGGTGTCGCAGCAGGAGCTGCACCGGTTGTCTGGCTTTGCCCCCTTGGCGAGGTTGGCTGAAATTCTGACCGCTCGCGCCCGGGTGGAGACGGAAGAAAAGACCGCCGAGCCCCTGGCCCCGGCGCCACACCGGTGGCTGCACTGA